From Edaphobacter lichenicola, the proteins below share one genomic window:
- a CDS encoding DUF2251 domain-containing protein, with protein sequence MQSLSFTPGRAFLSVNSPVVPWTVVFEDEGVAGYFYACDRSQEVHEHSIMDAMLIYNVAALAKSDAELNRPEPQRIASVEWSRDGLQAVLYLDGTAQALYDFQARCGYCRMDFPNFMSEQGDTWRKSSHAWSDAALQRFESSLYA encoded by the coding sequence ATGCAGTCGCTTTCTTTTACCCCTGGCCGTGCCTTTCTCTCAGTCAACTCGCCCGTCGTTCCGTGGACCGTGGTCTTTGAAGACGAAGGTGTCGCTGGATACTTTTATGCCTGCGATCGCTCGCAGGAGGTGCATGAACACAGCATTATGGACGCGATGCTGATCTACAACGTGGCCGCGCTGGCTAAGAGCGACGCCGAGCTCAACCGCCCTGAGCCGCAACGCATCGCCTCGGTGGAGTGGTCGCGCGATGGCCTGCAGGCCGTGCTCTATCTCGATGGAACCGCGCAGGCACTCTATGATTTTCAGGCACGCTGCGGATACTGCCGCATGGACTTTCCGAACTTCATGTCGGAGCAGGGCGATACGTGGCGTAAGTCGAGCCATGCCTGGTCGGATGCCGCGTTGCAGCGCTTTGAGTCGAGTCTGTACGCGTGA
- a CDS encoding 5' nucleotidase, NT5C type, which translates to MALSRICIDMDEVMADALGEHLLRYNQHFGENVTLKDLQGKWLWDVVSTDRHAILDAYLRSDDFFEVLAVMPESQRVLERLHGSYEVFIATAAMEVPTSFQAKYRWLAKHFPFIPASNIVYCGDKSILRADYLIDDNPRQLRRFMGEGILYSSPHNAGVTGYKRVNDWLDVEKLFLS; encoded by the coding sequence ATGGCACTCTCCCGAATTTGTATCGACATGGACGAGGTGATGGCGGATGCGCTCGGCGAGCATCTACTGCGCTACAACCAGCACTTCGGCGAGAACGTCACCCTCAAAGACCTGCAAGGTAAGTGGTTGTGGGACGTCGTCTCAACAGACCGTCACGCCATACTCGACGCCTATCTGCGGTCCGACGACTTCTTCGAGGTGCTGGCCGTGATGCCGGAGTCGCAGCGTGTCCTCGAGCGGCTGCACGGCAGCTACGAGGTCTTTATCGCCACCGCCGCGATGGAGGTGCCCACCTCTTTCCAGGCGAAGTACCGCTGGCTGGCGAAGCACTTCCCGTTCATCCCCGCATCCAACATCGTCTACTGTGGCGACAAAAGCATCCTCCGCGCAGACTATCTGATAGACGACAACCCGCGGCAGCTGCGGCGCTTCATGGGCGAAGGCATCCTCTACAGCTCACCCCACAACGCCGGGGTCACCGGCTACAAGCGTGTCAATGACTGGCTCGACGTGGAGAAGTTGTTTTTGAGCTGA
- a CDS encoding M1 family metallopeptidase: MLTIVLRNRLLRLFLVSSSLSPLFAQTSQPAANATTTPAINEPTHKEPTHADLLRGAYGPYRANNDLLFYRLDLRVDPEKKFISGTNTIRFKMVADGTRIQLELFATLQIDKISMGKTTLKYERDGGTFFVDFPRTLRNSHTYSIDVRYSGSPVETGRFGCFTFKQDTVGHPWINTACEETGASVWWPNKDQWRDEPQEGMEINVAVPNGLMDVSNGKFMGKKDLGDGYTRWDWKVHYPINNYDVALNIGNYVHFDDKFGDLPLDYYVLPEDLEGAKRQFAQVPGMMKTYYHYFGEYPFKKDGYKLIEVPYAGMEHQSAVAYGNHFHNGYLDRDWTGVGISPRFDFIIIHESGHEWFGNAITAADKSDMWIHEGWTTYLECLYVEYNYGHEDEVKYVNALKKKVKNDRPIITARGTNAEPPQDQYFKGALFINTLRSIVDDDARWFALIHDFYQHFQYQNIMIEDVEQYFNQQTGMNLTPVFDQYLRHTAIPTLELKFDEPAGTVQYRWQADEKDFAMPVRVGLKEHWEMIHPTTEWQTMKTPLTKDQFDVATDLYYINVYKQ; encoded by the coding sequence ATGCTCACGATCGTCCTCCGCAACCGGCTCCTCAGGCTTTTCCTGGTGTCCTCAAGTCTCTCGCCGCTCTTCGCCCAGACGTCACAGCCTGCTGCCAACGCAACGACGACGCCTGCGATCAACGAACCAACGCACAAAGAACCCACCCACGCCGACCTTCTGCGCGGAGCCTACGGGCCTTATCGCGCCAACAACGATCTCCTCTTCTATCGACTCGACCTGCGCGTCGATCCTGAAAAAAAGTTCATCAGCGGCACGAACACCATCCGCTTCAAGATGGTTGCCGATGGCACGCGCATCCAGCTTGAACTCTTTGCTACGTTGCAGATCGACAAGATATCCATGGGCAAGACCACGTTGAAGTATGAGCGAGACGGCGGGACCTTCTTCGTCGACTTCCCCAGGACGCTGCGCAACAGCCACACCTACTCGATCGACGTCCGCTACTCGGGAAGCCCTGTGGAGACAGGCCGTTTCGGCTGCTTCACCTTCAAGCAGGACACCGTCGGGCATCCCTGGATCAACACCGCCTGCGAAGAGACCGGCGCGAGCGTCTGGTGGCCCAACAAAGATCAGTGGCGCGACGAGCCGCAGGAAGGAATGGAGATCAACGTCGCCGTTCCGAACGGCCTGATGGATGTTTCGAATGGAAAGTTTATGGGGAAGAAGGATCTCGGCGACGGCTACACGCGCTGGGACTGGAAGGTGCACTACCCCATCAACAACTACGACGTGGCGCTGAACATCGGCAACTACGTCCACTTCGACGACAAGTTCGGCGACCTCCCCCTCGACTACTACGTTCTGCCCGAGGATCTCGAAGGAGCGAAGCGCCAGTTCGCGCAGGTGCCTGGCATGATGAAGACGTACTACCACTACTTCGGCGAGTACCCGTTCAAGAAGGACGGGTACAAACTCATAGAGGTTCCGTACGCGGGCATGGAGCACCAGAGCGCCGTCGCCTACGGCAACCACTTTCACAACGGCTATCTGGACCGCGACTGGACAGGCGTCGGCATCAGCCCGCGCTTCGACTTCATCATCATTCACGAGAGCGGCCATGAGTGGTTCGGCAACGCCATCACAGCGGCCGACAAGTCCGATATGTGGATCCACGAGGGCTGGACCACTTACCTCGAGTGTCTCTACGTCGAGTACAACTACGGCCACGAGGACGAGGTGAAGTACGTCAACGCGCTGAAGAAAAAGGTGAAGAACGACCGGCCGATCATCACCGCACGTGGCACCAACGCCGAGCCCCCGCAGGACCAGTACTTCAAGGGCGCGCTCTTTATCAACACCTTGCGCAGCATTGTGGATGACGACGCCCGCTGGTTCGCACTGATCCACGACTTCTATCAGCACTTCCAATATCAGAACATCATGATCGAAGATGTCGAGCAATACTTCAACCAGCAGACCGGCATGAACCTGACGCCGGTCTTCGATCAGTATCTGCGCCACACCGCGATCCCCACGCTGGAGCTGAAGTTTGACGAGCCCGCAGGCACGGTCCAATACCGCTGGCAGGCCGACGAAAAAGACTTCGCCATGCCGGTGCGCGTAGGCTTGAAGGAACACTGGGAGATGATCCATCCCACCACCGAGTGGCAGACCATGAAGACGCCGCTCACCAAAGATCAGTTCGACGTGGCGACCGATTTGTATTACATCAACGTCTACAAGCAGTAG